A single genomic interval of Aythya fuligula isolate bAytFul2 chromosome 28, bAytFul2.pri, whole genome shotgun sequence harbors:
- the LOC116499792 gene encoding scale keratin-like yields MSCSMESYRPYGVTCPQPIAESYNEPCVQQCPPSRAVIIPPPAVVTVPGPVLSSFPQESIVGSSGPTTLGGSFSSRSNLGYGGSLGYGGPFGFGGSQGFGGSFGLGGFQGYGGSLGLGGYGSSQGYRGSFGLGGYGGSQGYGSSFGLGGYGGSQGYGGNFGLGGYGGSQGYGSCLGYGDDLSYGGSLGYGGLYGSSGFGNFGRSYSSGLSSCGMGYCLPGTRWRRSRRGSCGSF; encoded by the coding sequence ATGTCTTGCTCCATGGAGTCCTACAGACCGTACGGGGTGACCTGCCCTCAGCCAATTGCCGAGAGCTACAACGAGCCCTGCGTGCAGCAGTGTCCCCCCTCCAGAGCTGTGATCATCCCCCCGCCGGCGGTGGTGACAGTCCCGggccctgtgctcagctctttTCCTCAGGAGAGCATTGTGGGATCCTCGGGCCCAACCACTCTGGGAGGCTCCTTCAGCTCCCGAAGCAACCTGGGCTATGGGGGCTCCCTGGGCTATGGGGGCCCCTTTGGTTTTGGAGGGTCACAAGGCTTTGGGGGCTCCTTTGGCCTGGGGGGGTTCCAGGGCTACGGGGGCTCTCTGGGCTTGGGGGGCTATGGCAGCTCCCAGGGCTATAGGGGCTCCTTTGGCCTGGGGGGCTACGGCGGGTCCCAGGGCTATGGGAGCTCCTTTGGCCTGGGGGGCTACGGCGGGTCCCAGGGCTATGGGGGCAACTTTGGCCTGGGGGGCTACGGCGGGTCCCAGGGCTATGGGAGCTGCCTAGGTTATGGGGATGACTTGAGCTACGGGGGCTCCCTGGGCTACGGGGGCCTGTATGGCTCTAGTGGCTTTGGCAATTTTGGCAGGTCCTACAGCTCTGGCCTGTCCTCCTGTGGCATGGGCTATTGCCTCCCTGGTACCAGGTGGAGAAGGTCCCGCCGCGGTAGCTGTGGGTCTTTCTAA
- the LOC116499809 gene encoding scale keratin-like yields the protein MSCSMESYRPYGVTCPQPIAESYNEPCVQQCPPSRAVIIPPPAVVTVPGPVLSSFPQESIVGSSGPTTLGGSFSSRSNLGYGGSLGYGGPFGFGGSQGFGGSFGLGGFQGYGGSLGLGGYGSSQGYRGSFGLGGYGGSQGYGSSFGLGGYGGSQGYGSCLGYGDDLSYGGSLGYGGLYGSSGFGNFGRSYSSGLSSCGMGYCLPGTRWRRSRRGSCGSF from the coding sequence ATGTCTTGCTCCATGGAGTCCTACAGACCGTACGGGGTGACCTGCCCTCAGCCAATTGCCGAGAGCTACAACGAGCCCTGCGTGCAGCAGTGTCCCCCCTCCAGAGCTGTGATCATCCCCCCGCCGGCGGTGGTGACAGTCCCGggccctgtgctcagctctttTCCTCAGGAGAGCATTGTGGGATCCTCGGGCCCAACCACTCTGGGAGGCTCCTTCAGCTCCCGAAGCAACCTGGGCTATGGGGGCTCCCTGGGCTATGGGGGCCCCTTTGGTTTTGGAGGGTCACAAGGCTTTGGGGGCTCCTTTGGCCTGGGGGGGTTCCAGGGCTACGGAGGCTCTCTGGGCTTGGGGGGCTATGGCAGCTCCCAGGGCTATAGGGGCTCCTTTGGCCTGGGGGGCTACGGCGGGTCCCAGGGCTATGGGAGCTCCTTTGGCCTGGGGGGCTACGGCGGGTCCCAGGGCTATGGGAGCTGCCTAGGTTATGGGGATGACTTGAGCTACGGGGGCTCCCTGGGCTACGGGGGCCTGTATGGCTCTAGTGGCTTTGGCAATTTTGGCAGGTCCTACAGCTCTGGCCTGTCCTCCTGTGGCATGGGCTATTGCCTCCCTGGTACCAGGTGGAGAAGGTCCCGCCGCGGTAGCTGTGGGTCTTTCTAA